Proteins encoded by one window of Paenibacillus sp. DCT19:
- the folK gene encoding 2-amino-4-hydroxy-6-hydroxymethyldihydropteridine diphosphokinase produces the protein MIAHSTSDSSEAYIALGANLGDREQTLLEALTLLDAHPHISVLRCSALYETDPVGYVNQPAFLNMAIAVTTQLTPEQLLTELLDVENRLGRVRDIRWGPRTVDLDLLWFAGETRETEVLELPHPRMGERAFVLVPLSDVVMKNEPSGLFDFVHASLSVLDGKDGIQLWKTCNWPIESGHSGS, from the coding sequence ATGATTGCACATTCGACCTCTGATTCTTCAGAGGCTTATATTGCTTTAGGGGCCAATTTGGGCGACCGCGAGCAGACGTTGCTTGAAGCGTTAACGCTCTTGGATGCACATCCGCATATATCTGTTCTGCGCTGTTCTGCGCTCTATGAGACGGATCCTGTAGGGTATGTGAACCAGCCTGCGTTTCTTAATATGGCTATAGCTGTAACGACACAATTAACACCGGAGCAATTGCTCACGGAATTATTAGATGTTGAGAACCGGCTTGGACGTGTTCGTGATATTCGTTGGGGTCCTCGTACCGTTGATCTGGATCTACTCTGGTTCGCTGGAGAGACACGGGAGACCGAAGTACTTGAACTGCCTCACCCACGCATGGGTGAACGGGCATTTGTGTTAGTTCCTTTATCAGACGTTGTCATGAAGAATGAGCCCTCAGGCTTGTTTGACTTTGTACATGCATCGTTGTCTGTTCTCGATGGAAAGGATGGAATACAGCTTTGGAAAACGTGCAATTGGCCAATCGAATCCGGGCATTCCGGAAGCTGA
- a CDS encoding helix-turn-helix domain-containing protein: MENVQLANRIRAFRKLKGLTQQELASKTRISLATLGTIERGNRKVSEQELNRIAEMLGISVSEIRGD, from the coding sequence TTGGAAAACGTGCAATTGGCCAATCGAATCCGGGCATTCCGGAAGCTGAAAGGTTTGACACAACAAGAGCTTGCCTCGAAGACACGCATCTCACTGGCGACGCTTGGAACCATTGAACGTGGTAATCGCAAAGTATCCGAACAGGAGCTGAATCGGATTGCAGAGATGCTGGGGATCAGTGTATCGGAGATAAGAGGCGATTAA
- the dusB gene encoding tRNA dihydrouridine synthase DusB yields the protein MLKIGGIEMKNQVVLAPMAGVCNPAFRLIAKEFGTGLVCAEMVSGKAIVHGNQRTREMLFVDEREKPLSLQIFGGDRDSLIEAAKIVDKETNADIIDINMGCPVPKVTKCDAGARWLLDPNKIYEMVSAVVDAVEKPVTVKMRIGWDSEHIFAVENALAIERAGGQAVSVHGRTREQLYTGTADWSHIKDVKEAVSIPVIGNGDVSSPEDARRMLDETGCDGVMIGRAALGNPWMLYRTIQYLSTGELLPDPNGEEKIRVAILHMDRLIALKNETVAVREMRKHLAWYLKGLKGSARIKDIIMEGTKRDEMVQILEDFVGRLKLEGNLETEPVAAGNAS from the coding sequence ATGCTGAAAATTGGTGGCATTGAAATGAAAAACCAGGTCGTACTTGCGCCGATGGCTGGTGTATGTAATCCGGCTTTTCGTTTGATTGCGAAGGAATTCGGAACAGGCCTCGTATGTGCGGAGATGGTCAGTGGTAAAGCCATCGTGCATGGCAATCAGCGCACACGTGAGATGCTGTTTGTTGATGAGCGTGAGAAACCATTAAGCCTGCAAATCTTTGGAGGCGATCGCGATTCACTTATCGAAGCAGCCAAAATCGTGGACAAAGAAACGAATGCAGACATTATCGACATTAACATGGGCTGTCCTGTGCCTAAAGTGACGAAATGTGATGCAGGTGCAAGATGGTTACTCGATCCAAATAAAATCTACGAAATGGTCTCCGCTGTCGTGGATGCTGTTGAGAAGCCAGTGACGGTTAAGATGAGGATTGGCTGGGATAGTGAGCATATCTTTGCGGTTGAGAATGCACTTGCGATTGAACGTGCTGGAGGTCAAGCGGTAAGTGTGCACGGAAGAACACGGGAGCAGCTCTATACAGGTACGGCGGATTGGTCACACATTAAGGATGTAAAAGAGGCTGTTTCGATCCCGGTAATTGGGAACGGCGATGTATCTTCACCGGAGGATGCCCGCCGTATGTTAGATGAAACAGGATGTGACGGCGTGATGATTGGTCGTGCTGCCTTGGGGAATCCATGGATGTTATACCGTACGATTCAATACTTAAGCACGGGTGAATTACTCCCTGACCCGAATGGCGAGGAGAAGATTCGTGTTGCAATCCTGCATATGGATCGCCTGATTGCATTGAAGAACGAGACGGTTGCTGTACGTGAGATGCGTAAACATCTAGCTTGGTATCTGAAAGGACTGAAAGGTTCCGCTAGGATCAAAGATATCATTATGGAAGGTACCAAACGTGATGAGATGGTGCAAATTTTGGAGGATTTTGTAGGTAGACTGAAGTTGGAAGGTAACCTAGAAACTGAACCCGTTGCAGCAGGTAATGCATCCTAA
- the greA gene encoding transcription elongation factor GreA codes for MSDKEVILTPEGLKKLEEELETLKSVKRREVAERIKVAIGYGDISENSEYEDAKNEQAFIEGRIITLEKLLRNARIINSDEIDTDAVSIGATVTVEDLEFGDITEYTIVGTAESNPLQNKISNESPVGKAILGKKKGTVVDVSVPAGVIQYKIVDIKK; via the coding sequence ATGAGCGATAAGGAAGTTATCCTTACACCAGAAGGACTCAAGAAGCTGGAAGAAGAACTGGAAACACTAAAATCAGTGAAGCGCCGTGAAGTGGCTGAACGGATCAAAGTAGCCATCGGTTATGGAGATATCAGTGAAAACTCCGAATATGAAGATGCTAAGAATGAACAGGCTTTTATCGAAGGTCGTATCATTACATTGGAGAAATTGCTGCGTAACGCTCGAATCATTAACAGCGACGAGATCGACACAGATGCTGTAAGTATCGGTGCAACCGTTACTGTAGAAGATCTCGAGTTCGGTGATATCACAGAATATACTATTGTAGGAACTGCGGAATCTAATCCGCTTCAGAACAAAATTTCAAACGAAAGCCCTGTTGGTAAAGCAATTTTGGGTAAGAAAAAAGGTACAGTTGTTGATGTGAGCGTACCTGCTGGCGTAATTCAATATAAAATTGTAGATATTAAAAAGTAA
- the lysS gene encoding lysine--tRNA ligase, with protein MTDEVLNQETELSELLQIRRDKLDELRKLGIDPFGQKYVRTEEAGSILKKYEELTKEELEEKQIEVSIAGRIMAKRGMGKASFAHIQDLSGRIQIYVRQDTVAEDKYAAFSLLDLGDIVGVSGVIFKTKTGETSVKVKDLEVLSKSLYPLPDKFHGLTDVELRYRQRYVDLIMSPDVQQTFILRSKIIQSMRRYLDSLGYLEVETPTLHTIAGGAAARPFITHHNALDMELYMRIAIELHLKRLIVGGLEKVYEIGRVYRNEGMSTRHNPEFTMIELYEAYADYKDIMHLTENLVAHIAQEVLGTQVIQYGEHEVNLKPEWRRVTMVDAVKEVVGVDFSVHMTDEEAHSLAKEHNVPVEKHMTFGHILNAFFEQFVEETLIQPTFIMGHPLEISPLAKKSDVDPRFTDRFELFIVGREHANAFTELNDPIDQRQRFEAQMLEKEHGNDEAHEMDDDFIRALEYGMPPTGGLGIGIDRLIMLLTNSPSIRDVLLFPHMRPRTQD; from the coding sequence ATGACGGATGAAGTCTTGAATCAGGAAACCGAACTTAGCGAGCTTTTGCAAATTCGCCGCGACAAATTGGACGAGCTCCGCAAATTGGGAATTGATCCTTTTGGCCAAAAATACGTGCGTACCGAAGAAGCCGGTTCTATTTTGAAGAAGTATGAAGAACTGACTAAGGAAGAGCTGGAAGAGAAGCAGATCGAAGTCAGTATTGCCGGACGGATTATGGCGAAGCGGGGAATGGGTAAGGCAAGCTTTGCGCATATTCAGGACCTGAGCGGCAGAATCCAGATCTATGTTCGTCAGGATACCGTGGCAGAGGACAAATACGCCGCATTCAGCCTGCTGGATCTCGGTGATATTGTTGGGGTTAGCGGTGTGATCTTCAAAACGAAAACGGGCGAAACTTCCGTTAAAGTGAAAGATCTAGAAGTGCTCTCCAAATCCCTCTATCCGCTACCGGACAAATTCCATGGCCTCACTGATGTAGAGCTGCGTTATCGTCAGCGCTATGTTGATCTAATTATGAGCCCGGATGTGCAACAGACGTTCATTTTACGTTCCAAAATCATTCAGTCCATGCGTCGTTATTTGGACTCTCTGGGATATCTGGAAGTGGAAACACCGACCTTGCATACGATCGCAGGTGGTGCTGCGGCTCGTCCGTTTATCACGCATCACAATGCGCTGGATATGGAATTGTACATGCGGATCGCAATTGAGCTTCACCTGAAACGCCTGATTGTTGGCGGATTGGAGAAAGTGTATGAGATTGGCCGTGTATACCGTAATGAAGGGATGTCGACACGTCACAATCCGGAATTCACGATGATTGAATTGTATGAAGCATATGCTGACTACAAAGATATCATGCATTTGACAGAGAATCTGGTTGCACATATTGCTCAGGAAGTATTGGGTACGCAAGTAATTCAGTATGGAGAGCATGAAGTGAATCTTAAGCCAGAATGGCGCCGGGTTACGATGGTAGATGCGGTTAAAGAAGTGGTGGGTGTAGACTTCTCCGTGCATATGACGGATGAGGAAGCACACAGTTTGGCGAAGGAGCATAACGTTCCGGTGGAGAAGCATATGACATTTGGTCATATTCTGAACGCTTTCTTCGAGCAGTTTGTAGAAGAAACGTTGATTCAGCCAACTTTCATTATGGGACATCCGCTTGAAATTTCGCCACTGGCGAAGAAAAGCGATGTAGATCCACGCTTTACGGATCGCTTCGAGTTGTTCATTGTTGGACGTGAGCATGCGAATGCCTTCACTGAGTTGAATGATCCGATTGACCAGCGTCAGCGTTTTGAAGCACAGATGCTTGAGAAGGAACACGGGAATGATGAGGCACATGAGATGGATGATGACTTCATTCGTGCGCTCGAATATGGTATGCCACCGACAGGTGGACTGGGCATCGGGATTGACCGACTGATCATGTTGCTCACAAACTCACCATCTATTCGGGATGTACTGCTCTTCCCTCATATGCGTCCACGTACACAAGATTAA
- a CDS encoding TrkH family potassium uptake protein, translating into MAQHACILLKEVPFMKFRLHFPKFLSPPLILVGGFILIISIGTILLMLPISNQSGEHLAFIDALFTATSAACVTGLVVVDVGTTFNLFGQIIIMVLMQLGGLGFMTIATLFALVMGKRISLRDRLLLKEAINADSMEGIVRIIRKVLIFSFTIEGVAAVILALRWATEMPVMQAVYYGVFHSVSLFNNGGFDLFGNSFQYYTGDWLFNLTASILVVSGGLGFVVLNDLFEYRKRRRLSLQSKLVLSVSGALIGIGAIVLFIFEFTNGHTLAPLSWSEKVYAAIFQSVSTRSSGTSTIDITEMRQATQFFFILLMFIGASPGSTGGGIKTTTFLIMIGAVYAMIRGNKDIVFFRQRVPKELLMRALTIIMVSLIIFMVVVMLLLTTEDAPFLALMFEAASAIGTVGLTVGVTHELTDWGKIIITFTMFVGRIGPLTIAYALRPRKEKKLYRHPEGRIIIG; encoded by the coding sequence ATCGCTCAGCATGCTTGTATTTTGTTAAAAGAGGTGCCCTTCATGAAGTTCAGGCTTCACTTCCCTAAATTTCTATCCCCTCCGTTGATTCTGGTTGGTGGTTTTATACTTATCATCTCCATCGGAACAATTTTGCTAATGCTTCCGATCTCTAATCAGAGCGGCGAGCACCTGGCATTCATTGATGCGTTGTTTACGGCTACCTCTGCGGCATGTGTGACCGGACTGGTTGTTGTAGATGTAGGGACAACCTTCAATTTATTTGGTCAGATTATTATTATGGTGCTTATGCAGCTCGGCGGACTGGGCTTTATGACCATTGCTACATTGTTTGCATTGGTTATGGGTAAGCGTATTTCACTTCGGGATAGGTTACTGCTCAAAGAGGCCATTAACGCGGATAGTATGGAAGGTATCGTACGTATCATTCGTAAAGTGCTGATCTTTTCTTTTACCATTGAGGGAGTGGCGGCAGTTATACTGGCACTACGTTGGGCAACAGAGATGCCTGTGATGCAGGCTGTATATTATGGCGTATTTCACTCCGTTTCGTTGTTTAATAATGGTGGGTTTGATCTCTTTGGTAATAGCTTTCAGTATTATACGGGAGACTGGTTGTTCAACCTAACGGCTTCTATTCTTGTTGTCTCGGGTGGACTCGGCTTCGTGGTTCTGAATGATCTATTCGAATATCGCAAACGTCGCCGTTTATCGCTACAGTCCAAGTTGGTGCTATCTGTATCCGGTGCATTGATCGGAATCGGAGCTATTGTCCTATTTATCTTTGAATTCACTAATGGACATACTCTGGCACCGCTGAGTTGGAGCGAGAAGGTATATGCGGCCATATTCCAGTCGGTTTCGACCCGTTCATCTGGCACAAGCACCATTGATATTACAGAGATGAGACAGGCGACGCAGTTCTTCTTCATCCTATTGATGTTTATTGGGGCTTCACCAGGATCAACTGGTGGTGGGATCAAAACGACAACATTTTTAATTATGATCGGTGCCGTATATGCCATGATTCGTGGAAATAAAGATATCGTGTTCTTCCGTCAACGTGTTCCGAAGGAACTGCTTATGCGGGCATTGACCATTATTATGGTTTCCTTAATCATCTTCATGGTCGTTGTCATGCTGTTATTGACGACAGAGGATGCGCCGTTTCTCGCGCTTATGTTTGAGGCTGCCTCGGCAATTGGGACGGTTGGACTTACAGTGGGTGTTACTCATGAGTTAACCGATTGGGGCAAAATCATTATTACATTTACCATGTTTGTTGGCCGTATTGGGCCGTTAACGATTGCTTATGCGCTCCGTCCGCGCAAAGAGAAGAAATTGTACCGTCATCCAGAAGGACGAATCATTATCGGATAA
- a CDS encoding TetR/AcrR family transcriptional regulator has translation MPKIVDHDKQRLLVAEAAWRVIRRDGMEHTSVRNIAKEANLSTGSMRHYFSTQSDLLLYAMNLVSERVTHRYHQMSLTGSPLEDMKKILLELLPNTDEKFAEMEVWFAFTVKSKTDPALKSLADNVYNELRRMVTYVITHLMELGLTNPDLNVELEIERLYALVDGLGIHAILRPESMNAKVMDDVLTLHLASLCGSQEP, from the coding sequence ATGCCTAAAATAGTTGATCACGATAAACAACGTTTACTTGTTGCCGAAGCGGCATGGCGCGTCATACGCAGGGATGGTATGGAGCACACCTCTGTTCGTAATATTGCAAAAGAAGCTAACCTATCTACAGGTTCAATGCGTCATTACTTCTCTACGCAATCTGATTTGCTCCTATATGCTATGAATTTGGTATCTGAACGAGTTACACACCGATATCATCAGATGTCACTCACCGGTTCTCCACTGGAGGATATGAAGAAGATATTATTAGAACTTTTGCCTAATACAGACGAGAAGTTTGCAGAGATGGAGGTATGGTTCGCTTTTACTGTAAAATCCAAAACAGATCCGGCGCTCAAGTCGCTTGCGGATAATGTCTATAACGAACTCCGGCGGATGGTTACTTATGTCATTACTCATCTGATGGAGCTTGGGTTAACAAACCCAGACCTAAACGTAGAGCTTGAGATCGAACGATTGTATGCACTAGTCGATGGATTAGGCATTCACGCCATCCTCAGACCTGAATCGATGAATGCGAAGGTTATGGATGACGTCCTCACATTGCATCTTGCCTCCTTATGCGGGTCACAAGAGCCGTAA
- the guaB gene encoding IMP dehydrogenase, producing MWEDKFGKEGLTFDDVLLVPRKSETLPKEVDVSVRLSDSVKLNIPLISAGMDTVTEATLAIAIAREGGIGIIHKNMSVEQQAEEVDRVKRSESGVITNPFSLTAEHLVSDAEAVMAKYRISGVPIVEGEQKLVGILTNRDLRFIHDYGIKISEVMTRENLVTAPVGTTLQEAEGILQKHKIEKLPLVDESNTLKGLITIKDIEKAIQFPNAAKDAQGRLLVGAAIGISKDTFERADALVQAGVDLITVDSAHGHHINIIDAVRQLRERFPNLTIVAGNVATGEATRDLIEAGASVVKVGIGPGSICTTRVIAGIGVPQVTAVYDCATVAREYGIPIIADGGIKYSGEITKALAAGAHAVMLGSLFAGTEESPGESEIYQGRRFKVYRGMGSMSAMKQGSKDRYFQDDDKKLVPEGIEGRVAYKGPLSDTIHQLIGGLRSGMGYCGTSSLDQLRNDTHFIRITGAGLRESHPHDVQITKEAPNYSL from the coding sequence GTGTGGGAAGATAAATTTGGTAAGGAAGGCTTGACCTTCGACGATGTATTGCTGGTGCCACGGAAATCCGAGACACTACCTAAAGAAGTAGATGTATCTGTACGTTTGAGCGATAGTGTAAAACTGAATATTCCATTGATTAGTGCGGGTATGGATACCGTTACAGAAGCAACATTGGCAATTGCTATTGCTCGTGAAGGCGGGATCGGGATTATTCATAAAAATATGTCTGTTGAGCAACAAGCGGAAGAAGTGGATCGTGTTAAACGCTCGGAAAGCGGCGTAATTACGAACCCATTCTCATTGACAGCGGAACACCTGGTATCTGATGCAGAAGCCGTTATGGCGAAGTACCGTATCTCCGGTGTACCTATCGTTGAGGGTGAGCAGAAGTTGGTCGGTATTCTAACTAACCGTGATTTGCGTTTCATCCACGATTACGGCATCAAAATCAGCGAAGTAATGACTCGTGAGAACCTGGTAACTGCTCCTGTAGGCACTACGCTGCAAGAAGCAGAAGGTATTCTGCAGAAGCATAAAATCGAGAAACTTCCATTGGTAGATGAGTCCAACACTTTGAAGGGTCTCATTACAATTAAAGATATTGAAAAAGCGATTCAATTCCCGAATGCAGCCAAAGATGCGCAAGGTCGTCTGTTGGTGGGTGCGGCAATTGGTATCTCTAAAGACACCTTTGAACGTGCTGATGCACTTGTACAAGCTGGTGTTGATCTAATCACTGTAGACTCCGCTCACGGTCATCACATCAACATCATTGATGCAGTTCGTCAATTGCGCGAGCGTTTCCCGAACCTTACGATTGTAGCAGGTAACGTAGCAACGGGTGAAGCAACACGTGATCTGATTGAAGCAGGGGCTTCGGTAGTAAAAGTAGGTATTGGACCTGGTTCTATCTGTACAACTCGTGTTATTGCAGGTATCGGTGTTCCTCAGGTAACAGCTGTATATGATTGTGCAACTGTAGCACGTGAGTATGGTATTCCGATTATCGCCGATGGTGGTATCAAGTACTCTGGCGAAATCACGAAGGCACTTGCAGCAGGTGCTCATGCGGTTATGCTGGGAAGCTTGTTTGCAGGTACAGAAGAGAGCCCAGGCGAATCCGAGATCTATCAAGGACGTCGCTTCAAAGTATACCGTGGTATGGGTTCAATGAGTGCGATGAAACAAGGAAGTAAGGATCGTTACTTCCAAGATGATGATAAGAAACTTGTTCCAGAAGGAATTGAGGGTCGTGTAGCTTACAAAGGTCCTTTGTCTGATACGATTCATCAACTAATCGGTGGTTTGCGTTCTGGTATGGGTTACTGTGGAACAAGCAGTCTGGATCAGCTTCGTAATGATACACATTTCATCCGGATTACTGGTGCAGGTCTGCGGGAGAGTCATCCACATGATGTACAGA